The genomic DNA gtacagcagcttgtgacgaaacttttggggaaccaccagctgcctcctgatcccccatgactctacttcctctgggggagcccattctcggtacaggaaccccttctcccacaggaccCTCTCCTTGCAATCtttcctcatggtctgtaccgcactaaggtcagcccggtccctgtgcttccgcaaggagggatctttctgcaactcggcctggaactcagcagctgggacagggatggggaccggctctctctagCTGGCTGAGTctgaggccacagcctctctgaaccgtgcccctgggctttccccgctccctgggttagggtcctgcacctcgggtcgagtaccttccccgttgtcagggtgcagtgccctttgccaactctgactacgagtcacgaccagggcactctgggtgttactaggccagtcctcgaggtcccctcccattaacacatcagtgggcaaatattggtgtacccccacatccttggggccctccttggccccccgtttcaggtgtacccttgccacgggcaccctgaatggggtcccacccacgcccatcagggtcaggtaagtgtcgggcaccatccgatctgaggccaccacctcgggccgggccagcgtcacctctgcgcctgtttcccagtacccagtgaccttccttccatctacctccagggaaacaatgcactccttccagaggggcagccccgcgcccacccagtaaaccaaaaacccggagcctggagcatccacaggtggtatgttgccagccctgctttcctgggaacgtagcccctcctccaattgggtttttacccagtccaccctctgcgggttgggtctgcttggtctgttccctagcttggggcactgggtccgtatgtgacctcgttggccacagcgatagcagcccacgtctcgtgggtccccttgagtgggtcggagggacctgccgctggatgttccccttttgggggggttcttcataggaccccgctgggaggtcccatgatgactctctgcattgaggcaggcttgctcctttgagactcctccctgccagcccctgcccgactgtccacaaattggtcagccagctggcctgcgtgctttgggttctccggcttctggtccatcaaccacagcctcaagttggacgggcactgctcgtacaggtgctccaatatgaataggtcaagcaggtcctctttagtttgcgccccagctgtccacttgcgggcatacccctgcacccggttgaccagttgtaggtatgtgacctcacgggttttacactctctccggaactttttccagtacatctcaggagtcagcccaaactcgcggagcagggcctgtttgaacagttcgtagttccctgcctccgcccctttcagtcggctgtacacctccacggctgtggagtccagtaagggagtgagaactgcgatcctgtctgcagggtcaaccctgtgcagctcgcaggcattttCAAAGGCCGTCatgaaggtatctatgtcctccccctccttacgccggggcagcaagtgcttatcaaagctctttgtaggcttgggtccccccttcctcaccgcagctggggcctcacttctcctcagctgggccaggtccagcttatgtttacgctgtttctccttctccttccgctcatgtttacgctggttctcctcatgtttacgctgtttcgccttctcctccagcttttgcctctttaactcgagcttcttCCTTTTATATTCCAGCCgaatccgctccacggatgccgagcgttgccgggaggatcccctgctggccgggggtgtcacggtgccctcggtatacactgggctcctccccgcccttcccctaggcctaggaagggggggccttgggaagccctcgtccgGCAGCTGACCATTCCCAgaggggacagacactggtgcctgcgctgcatctgcccggctgcttccctcagagacagggctccgttcattcatgcggtctccctgctctggctgggcaatcagctggtccttggtgggCCTCCCttggtgcagccccctctgcttgcacagctccaccaggtcacacttgcgccacttggcatacatcttcctgctggccacttacaggccggggtgctcgccgctccccacggtttgcaGGGGGACCCCTAGTCCACCAGCCCTTCTTtaggtcaccacctctctcccagggtcgagctgcagactcctccgcccctgggaccgctcactgcaatccccagggggaccctgttactgcaaagtccttctcactgggcacacactcccaagggttaaccaccccttcgttttactgctccccagtcacttactgcaggaagcgtcgttcacggggtgcagtatctcccaccgctgccaccagttgtcacggagtgtgagggaatccggccctgcacccctcttccagggacccacagtgactttcggccagccagtaaaacagaaggtttattggacaacaggaacacaggttacagcagggcttgcaggcacagtcaggaccccacCACCGAgttcttctgggctttcagggtgcttggatcctagctaggataccctgaattctgcccaaacagccccaagcccaaactcaaactgcttgcctcctgccactcccttcctttgtccccttcccgggcaaaggtgttaacctttcccctcccttacctagctcaggttacaggccctggcatcgtccatcccctaaagtcctcccctgctctcccactccccacacagacagtccctactgcatcacatcccCTCcccttgtatttttcttttttacttttccaTTGTGTAAGCTACTTTCTCATGCATATGGCCTTGGCCATAACATCTGTTTTTCATTTGTCTTATCTAGCATGAGCGATATCTAGTACTAACTGGTCTTGCTAACTACGGCCTTATTGTTTAGCAGTCAACTGATAACACAGGTGGTTACAGTCAGCACATTAATACAGAAGGTTACAAAAGTTTAGGAGGCTAACACAAAGGCTTTTAACATGGAGGTACTTTGGTTCACACAGGCCTCAAGCAAGAAGATTTCTACCTAGTGGCACCAACAAAATTGtatcccactaccctaattaacttaaacctagcaaaattaattgtaCAGCAGACAAAAACAATTAGAAAACCAGACTGATTAACATTGTAAAAGTggtggccataaagataaaacaatacaaaaatgagggtttcacaaccacaagcactgagaagtgatttcttgccagcaGGCTGCtttcaaacaaagttttctttaaccctcttaagatctgtttctttatctggtggtgatgggtgCTACCCGGACAGGATCATCTTcgtaacagcccaatagcaccttatttcagtgtgactggtttgggatgtgaggatgtggcCCTTCGCTTctcagcttatggctgcccctgctgcttagccaaaggccttagcataagaacaaggcctcagactgtcacagtaagagaaggcccttacaaatACAAACAGTGATTTTGATGCTTTGTTTTCATACTTCTGtaagtagctaagtgataaaaatacacctaagttcttaaactATAGGCTTTACaagcaggcctgaatatctctattctaacagtgggttctatcccttcccccattctgtgtctgtcttgtgtatttagactgtaaattcttcagggcatggaCCATctattattctgtgtttgtactttacctagcacaatggggacccactGTTAGTTGCTCCTTAGCACTAATGTAATGAATATGATTTAAAATCATAATAActctcctgccactttgagccaAGGAAGCTGGCCTTGGGATGTTACTGCTTAACAATGAGCTGGGAGTTAAAACCATGGACTATTCTTTGTGACAAGTAtcccacaaattccactgacctccctggttttctttgcctgcagtagggtttccagtttccaaacctgacGTGATCTCacagctggaacgaggggaagaaccgtgggtcccagacctccgtggctctgagaaagaagtgcttccaagagctgcctgcacaggtgaggactTGGTTAAACCAACTCAACAACTGTGTGGGAATGCAGGAAACAtttgggatgccctacaaagaccctgtgagctctccaagttcaggattgttccctgcagatgtggaaaCGTAATGGCAGATGTGACTCATGGCTTCCCTTCTATTCTGACTGACAACTGGCAGCAGGGCGCTCCCCGAGCTCACTTTCTCCTGAGTGTTCTCGTGAGATGCAgaccaaaactgatcccttcctctctcctctggggaagaTTTTGGGAAAAATCAGCTCCTGATAGGTTTGATCTCTCCCACACATATTTTGGattgttcatccctttttccattcctctcgctgagattttctttctttcctgtgcAGATAGTGATCTATGcctggattctctctgtctcccatcaggtgATGAGATGGTGAGtcagaatgaggaggagaaacccCATCAAGAAGATGCTGAGCAAGGAGAACCACATGGAACTttatcaggaagatccaaagggaatgtttccgGGAGTTGTGCACTCCCAGAGAAAACAAAAGCCTGTGAGACTCTGCACAGGCCAGAGGGAAACTTTAGTAGCCTCTCAGACCTTGTAACAAGCAAGAGAATCAACTTGGAAGAGACACGCTAcacatgccatgagtgtgggaaaagcttcaatcagagctctacccttatcagacatcagacaatccacacaggtgagaaaccttatggatgtgctgagtgtgggaaatgcttcagtcagagctcaaaccttatcacacatcagagaatccacacaggagagacgccctacacTTGCTCAGCGTGCGGGAAAATCTTTAGTCAGCGCTcaaaccttatcacacatcagagaatccacacaggagagactcCTTATACGTGcactgagtgcgggaaaagcttcaatcagcgctcacaccttatcacacatcagagaatccacacaggagagacaccCTACAcatgcactgagtgtgggaaaagcttcattcaCCGATCTGCCTTTATCACACATcacagaatccacacaggagagaagccctacacatgctctgagtgtgggaaaaacttcactcaGTGCTCTGCCCTTATCACAcataggagaatccacacaggagagacgcctTATACGtgcgctgagtgtgggaaaagctttagtcgGAGCTCGcaccttatcacacatcagagaatccacacaggagagacaccCTACAcatgcactgagtgtgggaaaatcTTTAGTCAGCGCAcaaaccttatcacacatcagagaatccacacaggagaaaagCCCTACACATGCTCAGAGTGCGGGA from Gopherus evgoodei ecotype Sinaloan lineage unplaced genomic scaffold, rGopEvg1_v1.p scaffold_79_arrow_ctg1, whole genome shotgun sequence includes the following:
- the LOC115643950 gene encoding gastrula zinc finger protein XlCGF8.2DB-like yields the protein MVSQNEEEKPHQEDAEQGEPHGTLSGRSKGNVSGSCALPEKTKACETLHRPEGNFSSLSDLVTSKRINLEETRYTCHECGKSFNQSSTLIRHQTIHTGEKPYGCAECGKCFSQSSNLITHQRIHTGETPYTCSACGKIFSQRSNLITHQRIHTGETPYTCTECGKSFNQRCSALITHRRIHTGETPYTCAECGKSFSRSSHLITHQRIHTGETPYTCTECGKIFSQRTNLITHQRIHTGEKPYTCSECGKIFSQSSALMRHQRIHTGEKPYTCSECGKSFNQTSNLMKHQRIHTGETPYTCSECGKRFSHCSRLTRHQKIHMRENCNKSLD